Proteins from one Mastacembelus armatus chromosome 16, fMasArm1.2, whole genome shotgun sequence genomic window:
- the rpa2 gene encoding replication protein A 32 kDa subunit, producing MWNQGGYSESSSVGGYTQSPGGFASPALSQGGERKGRTRATQIIPCTVSQLMSASQSDEAFKVGDVEVAQVTIVGVIRSTDKSMTNIQYKVDDMTGAPMDVKQWVDTEDPSVDSTVLPPGTYVKVSGNLRSFQNHRSVVAFSIRPLEDMNEITSHMLEVVQAHMALGKPQTMPGARGGMTSDITPMSRPAMGGGYAGANDMTNNGLSANQNQVLSLIRSCPDPQGISIQDLKQRLSGISLTVIKQAVEFLSNEGHIFSTIDEDHFKSTDSDD from the exons ATGTGGAATCAGG GAGGGTACAGCGAGTCCAGTTCTGTCGGAGGCTACACTCAGTCTCCAGGGGGCTTTGCATCACCTGCGTTATcccagggaggagagaggaaaggg AGAACCCGTGCTACACAGATAATTCCCTGCACGGTGTCTCAGCTGATGTCTGCTTCTCAGTCAGATGAGGCGTTCAAAGTAGGAGATGTAGAAGTTGCCCAG GTTACTATCGTGGGTGTCATCAGGAGCACAGATAAATCCATGACCAACATCCAGTATAAGGTTGACGACATGACAGGTGCACCTATGGATGTGAAGCAATGGGTAGATACAGAG gATCCTAGTGTGGACAGCACTGTCCTGCCCCCAGGCACGTACGTGAAAGTCTCTGGAAATCTCCGCTCCTTTCAG AACCATAGATCTGTCGTGGCGTTCAGCATCAGGCCCCTGGAGGACATGAATGAAATCACCTCACATATGCTAGAAGTTGTCCAAGCACATATGGCACTTGGCAAACCTCAGACCATG ccaggggccagaggaGGAATGACCAGTGATATCACACCCATGTCACGGCCTGCCATGGGAGGGGGCTATGCTGGTGCTAATGACATGACTAACAATGGGTTAAGTGCAAACCAGAATCAG GTGCTGAGTTTGATAAGAAGCTGCCCAGACCCACAGGGCATCAGCATTCAGGACCTAAAGCAGAGACTCAGTGGCATAAGCCTCACTGTCATCAA GCAAGCAGTGGAATTTCTAAGTAATGAAGGGCACATATTCTCCACCATTGATGAAGACCACTTCAAATCAACAGACAGTGATGATTAG
- the themis2 gene encoding protein THEMIS2: MAGTIALPLQQLIASLDTTCLPKILQVCSGVYFQGSIYEISGSEVCFSTGDLIKVTGIELLSVCCEDITNNDKFELPINHTGLFKVVPEEVPYNTVEEMLSLRPIGLESSLPFTFTSHSKMTFGNFTLGSETPLTVLSIERHNGEEAQVRCHVQGQQEASAEVYIPLSSRGDFYECESEECFTLQEIMSSPSLRSRRFRFTNTNKLEHPLVLSPIYQVHALMNLRHNVLKFPSSLEVDVVDVTEECKDVHFITPLSLTEVLSQPDELFPVVVQILESPDTRSPFKCSWLPELTKDEHLIFHKKGNSAMILLSSLKSRKAQQYFLVSQQYGGRFRRRPREFNSVYELYAASVQEPRLKVSVTKNCEEVEEEGMPALSVGEQLEVVRCERMELPCGSSKEQKQSVEVLLCHRVQEPDDDDDDDDDDNDDDEVVVKQEDVTEDIFLPLYMQGHFVEVLTDNKKYRLRDLGKEHSLPLDVKVVSRDTELETDPLVGLACLRIEGAMLEPIIQASFPQRLDHCFEIPTQWLSMSVSFTKDPLPWPSGEPPKYHMDKVTEVTDTFFYEFRKKNNTDEPPPPRPPKRNLSSSKPPKKSSKPSKKSKANKSNPLPGKSVPTRELASLTLNKRRPPAPPPPDCIDELCPPIVPRKHSNAEKTTGKALPNTYVKIDETVKKVPQCEVEADVDSDHDYEIVEDPLETMIKKAHENVMFY; this comes from the exons ATGGCAGGCACAATTGCTTTGCCGCTTCAACAATTAATTGCATCACTTGACACAACTTGTCTGCCAAAAATTCTACAGGTTTGCTCAGGGGTTTATTTCCAAG GGTCTATATATGAGATTTCTGGGAGTGAAGTCTGCTTTTCTACTGGGGATCTGATTAAAGTCACTGGCATTGAGCTTCTGTCTGTTTGCTGTGAAGACATCACAAACAATGATAAGTTTGAGCTACCCATCAACCATACAG GCTTGTTCAAGGTTGTTCCGGAGGAGGTGCCGTATAATACAGTAGAAGAGATGTTGAGCCTGAGGCCCATAGGCCTAGAATCTAGCCTTCCCTTCACTTTCACCAGCCACTCCAAGATGACCTTTGGCAATTTCACACTGGGCTCTGAGACACCTTTGACTGTGCTCTCTATTGAGAGGCATAATGGAGAGGAGGCTCAGGTCCGCTGCCATGTTCAAGGGCAACAGGAAGCATCAGCTGAAGTGTATATCCCTCTCTCTTCACGCGGGGACTTTTATGAGTGTGAGAGCGAGGAGTGTTTCACTCTGCAGGAGATCATGTCCTCGCCTTCTCTTCGTAGTCGAAGGTTTCGCTTCACCAACACGAACAAACTGGAGCATCCCCTTGTCCTCAGTCCAATATACCAGGTCCACGCCCTCATGAACT tgaGGCATAATGTGTTGAAGTTTCCATCCAGCTTAGAGGTAGATGTAGTCGATGTCACTGAAGAGTGTAAAGATGTTCATTTTATCACCCCACTCAGCTTGACAGAAGTCCTTTCCCAGCCAGACGAATTGTTCCCCGTTGTAGTTCAGATACTGGAAAGCCCAGATACCCGCTCTCCATTCAAGTGCAGCTGGCTGCCCGAACTTACCAAGGATGAGCACCTGATTTTCCACAAAAAAGGAAACTCAGCCATGATTTTACTATCTAGCTTGAAGAGTCGGAAGGCACAGCAGTACTTCTTAGTATCTCAACAATATGGTGGACGATTTCGGAGGCGGCCAAGAGAGTTTAACTCAGTGTACGAACTGTATGCTGCTTCAGTCCAGGAGCCACGACTGAAGGTCAGTGTAACAAAGAACTGTGAAGAAGTAGAGGAGGAGGGCATGCCTGCTCTCAGTGTGGGGGAACAGCTGGAGGTTGTTCGCTGCGAAAGGATGGAGTTGCCTTGTGGAAGCAGTAAGGAACAGAAGCAGTCTGTTGAGGTTCTTTTGTGTCATCGTGTTCAAGAgccagatgatgatgatgatgatgatgatgatgataatgatgatgatgaggtggTGGTCAAACAGGAGGATGTGACAGAGGACATTTTTCTGCCTCTGTACATGCAGGGCCACTTTGTGGAGGTACTCACTGATAACAAGAAGTACAGACTCAGAGATTTGGGAAAGGAGCATAGTTTGCCGCTGGATGTTAAAGTCGTGAGCCGTGATACAGAACTTGAGACTGATCCACTAGTTGGGTTGGCATGTCTCAGAATAGAGGGGGCTATGTTAGAGCCCATCATCCAGGCAAGCTTTCCACAAAGACTAGACCACTGTTTTGAGATCCCAACTCAGTGGCTCTCtatgtctgtctctttcaccAAAGACCCCCTGCCGTGGCCCAGTGGCGAACCCCCAAAGTATCACATGGATAAGGTTACTGAGGtgacagacacatttttttatgaGTTTCGTAAAAAGAATAACACAGATGaacctcctccacctcgaccaCCAAAGCGAAACCTGTCATCTTCAAAGCCTccaaaaaaatcatcaaaaccCTCAAAGAAATCCAAGGCAAATAAATCTAATCCTCTACCAGGCAAAAGCGTCCCAACCAGAGAGTTAGCTAGTTTGACTTTAAATAAAAGAAGGCCTCCAGCACCCCCTCCTCCA GATTGTATAGATGAGCTGTGTCCACCAATTGTACCCCGGAAGCACTCAAATGCTGAGAAGACGACAGGCAAGGCTCTGCCAAACACATATGTGAAAATTGACGAGACCGTAAAAAAAG TACCACAGTGTGAAGTTGAAGCAGATGTTGACAGCGACCATGATTATGAAATTGTGGAGGATCCTTTAgaaacaatgataaaaaaagCCCATGAGAATGTCATGTTCTACTGA
- the smpdl3b gene encoding acid sphingomyelinase-like phosphodiesterase 3b — MPYLALFFMDWSGVEIRRLVFPKEPNMSAVRLLLSCLFFRELLALSGNFWHITDLHWDPTYKLTDNPELVCASSGKRPAASAGKFGDYVCDSPWLLINSSVYAMREILPNPDFIVWTGDDTPHVPNEDLGEEAVLHIISNLTQIIKQVFPNTKVYSALGNHDYHPKSQLPAGPSYIYNQIADMWQDWLEPESQETFKKGGYYTEKLLNRTGFRMLVLNTNLYYDQNKLTLDSDDPASQFSWADRVLTEAANSKEKVYVIGHVPPGFFEKKRSKLWFTPKFNKKYLDLIQKHHAVIHGQFFGHHHTDSFRMFYNSEGSPISTMFLSPGVTPWKTTLPGVTDGANNPGIRVCQYDTQSLLVTDVVTYYLNLSHANVARGRWEKEYRLTESFRVPDASPASMHQVLERIANNHCYLQKYYEFNSVNYDLTECNGDCRVDHVCAAREVDINRYEHCLEKEEAAAMNGGLLLVLPVALSLALASQ; from the exons ATGCCTTatcttgctttgttttttatggACTGGAGTGGAGTGGAGATTCGTCGGCTTGTTTTCCCTAAAGAGCCGAACATGTCCGCAGTAAGACTGCTTCTgtcctgtctgtttttcagagaGCTTCTTGCGCTTTCCG GAAACTTCTGGCACATCACGGATCTTCACTGGGACCCAACATACAAACTGACCGATAACCCTGAACTGGTGTGCGCATCGAGCGGTAAACGACCTGCAGCCAGTGCGGGAAAATTTGGAGACTATGTTTGTGACTCGCCATGGCTTCTTATCAATTCCTCTGTGTATGCCATGAGAGAAATTCTGCCAAACCCAGACTTCATTGTGTGGACAGG AGATGACACACCACATGTACCCAATGAGGATCTGGGAGAAGAGGCAGTGCTGCACATTATCAGCAACCTCACTCAGATCATAAAACAAGTATTCCCAA ACACTAAAGTGTACTCTGCCCTGGGCAACCATGACTACCACCCTAAGAGCCAGCTTCCTGCAGGTCCAAGCTACATCTATAACCAAATAGCAGATATGTGGCAGGACTGGTTGGAGCCAGAGTCccaagaaacatttaaaaaag GTGGATATTACACAGAAAAGCTGCTAAATCGAACCGGTTTCAGGATGCTGGTTCTAAACACCAACCTCTACTATGATCAGAACAAGCTGACCTTGGACAGCGATGACCCAGCAAGCCAGTTTAGCTGGGCGGACCGGGTTCTTACAGAGGCAGCCAACAGCAAAGAGAAG GTGTATGTCATTGGCCATGTTCCCCCGGGCTTCTTTGAGAAGAAGAGAAGTAAACTTTGGTTTACGCCAAAGTTCAATAAGAAATATTTGGACCTCATTCAGAAGCATCATGCTGTCATACATGGGCAGTTCTTTGGGCATCACCATACAGATAGTTTCCGCATGTTCTACAACTCAGAGG gtTCTCCTATCAGTACGATGTTCCTTAGCCCTGGGGTCACACCGTGGAAAACAACACTGCCTGGAGTTACTGATGGAGCAAACAACCCTGGCATTCGAGTTTGTCAATATGACACCCAATCACTTCTGGTCACG GACGTTGTGACCTATTATCTAAACCTGTCTCACGCTAATGTGGCCCGTGGACGGTGGGAGAAGGAGTACCGCCTCACAGAGAGCTTTAGAGTACCAGACGCCTCCCCTGCCTCCATGCACCAGGTCCTGGAGCGCATCGCTAATAATCACTGCTACCTACAGAAGTACTATGAATTCAACTCTGTCAACTATGACCTGACAGAGTGTAACGGCGACTGCCGTGTTGACCACGTGTGTGCAGCCAGAGAGGTAGATATCAACAGGTATGAACACTGTTTGGAAAAAGAAGAGGCAGCTGCCATGAATGGAGGGTTGCTGCTGGTCCTCCCTGTGGCTTTAAGTCTGGCGTTGGCCAGTCAGTAA
- the mecr gene encoding enoyl-[acyl-carrier-protein] reductase, mitochondrial, with protein MWLRLHPVCLRSQTRTVAGILLKVSRLRVNANVSRFSHSAGQTCKALLYRKHGDPSQVVQLEDVELRPLGVKDVRVKMLAAPINPSDINMIQGTYAILPDLPAVGGNEGVAQVVEVGHQVKSLKIGDWVIQRDPGLGTWRTEAVLAEDHVISLLNDIPLLSAATVGVNPCTALRMLSDFEDLQPGDSVIQNAANSGVGQAVIQIAAAKGINTINVVRDRPEFPHLSDRLKGIGATYVIKEEALRRPDIEDLFKTCPKPKLALNGVGGKSATELLRHLQTGGSMVTYGGMSKQPVTIPVSALIFKDVKVRGFWITQWKKDHSHDARAFRSMVDELCSLIRQGKLTAPACTEVGLQDYRKALDTAMQPFTSAKQILIM; from the exons ATGTGGCTACGACTCCACCCGGTCTGTTTAAGAAGCCAGACAAGAACCGTCGCTGGTATTCTTCTAAAAGTGTCAAGGCTCAGGGTTAATGCTAACGTTTCTCGCTTCAGTCATTCAGCTGGACAAACATGCAAGGCACTTCTGTACAGAAAGCACGGAGACCCCTCTCAAGTCGTTCA GTTGGAGGATGTAGAACTCCGCCCATTAGGTGTAAAAGATGTTCGGGTTAAAATGCTGGCAGCCCCAATCAACCCATCTGACATCAACATGATTCAAG GTACTTATGCAATCCTGCCTGACCTCCCAGCTGTTGGAGGCAATGAGGGGGTGGCCCAGGTTGTAGAGGTGGGTCACCAGGTGAAGTCCCTCAAAATAGGAGACTGGGTCATCCAAAGAGATCCTGGTCTAG GAACATGGAGGACAGAAGCAGTTCTAGCTGAAGACCATGTCATCTCATTACTGAATGACATCCCCTTGTTGTCTGCTGCCACAGTGGGGGTGAACCCTTGCACTGCTCTCAGAATGCTGTCTGACTTTGAAGACCTTCAGCCAG GGGATTCGGTGATCCAGAATGCAGCCAACAGTGGCGTTGGGCAGGCTGTCATACAGATTGCTGCTGCAAAAGGGATAAACACTATTAATGTTGTCCGAGACAG GCCAGAGTTCCCACATCTCAGTGATAGGCTAAAAGGCATCGGAGCAACCTACGTAATCAAAGAAGAGGCACTGAGGCGGCCAGATATTGAGGACCTGTTTAAG aCTTGCCCAAAGCCTAAACTAGCATTAAATGGAGTTGGAGGCAAGAGTGCAACAGAACTGCTGCGTCATCTACA GACTGGAGGATCCATGGTGACATACGGAGGCATGTCTAAACAGCCAGTTACAATCCCTGTG AGTGCTCttatttttaaagatgtgaAAGTTCGGGGATTTTGGATCACCCAGTGGAAGAAAGACCATTCACATG ATGCAAGAGCCTTTAGATCCATGGTGGATGAACTGTGCTCCCTCATCCGGCAGGGAAAGCTGACAGCTCCTGCTTGTACTGAGGTGGGACTCCAAGACTACCGCAAAGCTCTAGATACAGCTATGCAGCCTTTCACCTCAGCTAAACAGATCCTGATCATGTGA